The following proteins come from a genomic window of Anopheles ziemanni chromosome 3, idAnoZiCoDA_A2_x.2, whole genome shotgun sequence:
- the LOC131287125 gene encoding leucine-rich repeats and immunoglobulin-like domains protein 1: protein MLTLTLGITVALVTAVMVPPVDAAGLANCPLGCQCDDDTLVVTCEEGQLDVLPIVLNPSLHRLVIKNNKIKTIDSSMQFYAELTFLDLSYNHLFNMPPPTFAYQKKLTELHLNHNKVGSITNRTFIGLVSLTILNLRGNFLDELPEGVFSVVPKLEELNLGQNRIAKIDPKAFVGLSNLKVLYLDDNTISTVPSPALTPLRSLAELYIGLNSFTSIPKEAFGMLTGLSRLDLNGAALLNVTRDSFHGLERLRTLDISDNRFSRIPTAELAPLDRLEELIIGQNDFDSVPAGAFAGLSNLRLLDISGSLRLNRIESGAFEANTNLEEIVIASNKALSDIQEGALSGLPHLRRIVLKDNALTTLTDGMLSWNELVELDLSENPILCDCQILWLRNLLVSKSNSSGTEGGSAPVNQIPVVCAAPDRLREQVLQSLSPELLGCSHPDRQQQAIICVVLVGVAAILTTLALVIYKCRRRIQEVVKGSWGNNGIGRKEREYQKTFSEEDYSARHPHPCPGGGGLGIHPTTLNNYQINNHHHHSHGIRHIPVTEL, encoded by the coding sequence ATGCTTACCCTCACGCTGGGGATTACGGTGGCGCTGGTAACGGCGGTTATGGTCCCGCCGGTCGATGCCGCCGGGCTGGCGAACTGTCCGCTCGGGTGCCAGTGCGACGACGACACGCTGGTGGTGACGTGCGAGGAAGGCCAGCTGGACGTACTCCCGATCGTGCTGAATCCCTCCCTCCATCGGCTAGTCATtaagaacaacaaaatcaaaaccatcGACTCTTCGATGCAGTTCTACGCCGAGCTGACGTTTCTGGATCTCAGCTACAACCATCTGTTCAACATGCCGCCGCCCACGTTCGCGTACCAGAAGAAGCTGACCGAGCTGCACCTGAACCACAACAAGGTGGGGTCGATCACGAACCGAACATTCATCGGGTTGGTGTCGCTCACCATACTGAATCTGCGCGGCAACTTCCTCGACGAGTTGCCGGAGGGTGTGTTTTCCGTCGTGCCGAAGCTGGAGGAGCTTAACCTCGGCCAGAACCGGATAGCGAAGATCGACCCGAAGGCGTTCGTGGGTCTGAGCAACCTTAAGGTGCTGTATCTTGATGATAACACCATCAGCACGGTGCCATCGCCCGCTCTGACTCCACTGAGGAGCCTCGCCGAGCTGTACATCGGGCTCAATTCGTTCACGTCCATCCCGAAGGAGGCGTTCGGTATGCTGACCGGTCTGAGTCGGCTGGACTTGAATGGAGCGGCCCTGCTCAACGTCACCCGTGACAGTTTTCACGGGCTCGAGCGACTCCGCACGCTCGACATCTCGGACAATCGATTCAGCCGCATTCCGACGGCTGAGCTGGCCCCACTCGATCGGCTCGAGGAGCTGATCATCGGCCAGAACGACTTCGACAGCGTACCGGCGGGTGCGTTCGCGGGCCTCAGCAACCTTCGCCTGCTGGACATCTCGGGATCGCTGCGACTGAACCGCATCGAAAGCGGTGCGTTCGAGGCCAACACCAATCTGGAGGAGATTGTGATCGCTTCGAACAAGGCGCTGAGCGACATACAGGAGGGTGCGCTGAGCGGGCTGCCCCATCTACGCCGCATCGTGCTGAAGGACAACGCTCTGACGACCCTCACCGATGGGATGCTGTCGTGGAACGAGCTGGTCGAGCTGGATCTCTCCGAGAATCCCATCCTGTGCGATTGCCAGATACTCTGGTTGCGCAATCTGCTCGTGAGTAAGAGCAACAGCTCCGGTACGGAGGGTGGAAGTGCGCCCGTCAACCAGATTCCCGTCGTCTGCGCGGCCCCGGATCGGTTGCGTGAGCAGGTGCTGCAGAGCCTTTCGCCCGAGCTGCTCGGCTGTTCACATCCCGaccggcagcagcaggccATCATCTGCGTGGTGCTGGTCGGGGTGGCCGCCATCCTGACGACGCTCGCGCTCGTCATCTATAAGTGCCGCCGGCGGATCCAGGAGGTGGTGAAGGGCAGCTGGGGCAACAACGGGATCGGGCGCAAGGAGCGCGAGTACCAGAAGACGTTCTCCGAGGAGGACTACTCGGCGCGCCATCCGCACCCGTGTCCGGGTGGCGGCGGGCTAGGCATCCACCCAACGACGCTGAACAACTACCAGatcaacaaccaccaccaccactcgcACGGCATCCGGCACATACCGGTCACGGAACTATAG
- the LOC131285374 gene encoding uncharacterized protein LOC131285374 gives PPPPRRGGPIVCGTGGQQTATSFLQLSQDHLTIGQQQEIQPGMKLFPNYTPPIPPHHLHNGNGGISSGSSNPANHHYHQITYQTQTLAPLRLNQDHFLPSQSAAGGGNKTNTISASVVGVNQAPTGGGGPPRDDDDTLDVNDDGEGSGESQSEATSPPQSPISPTPPELPIRNGLLAANYPISTLNHINNNGSNSSGGSGGSSNTSNGSHHHHHNGDGRARSPVTPPPPSVTTTSCATLGGSGRKQLAIRHYH, from the exons CCTCCACCGCCTCGGAGGGGAGGTCCAATAGTGTGCGGTACTGGGGGTCAGCAAACCGCCACCAGCTTCCTGCAGCTCAGCCAGGATCATCTCACCATCGGCCAGCAGCAAGAGATCCAGCCGGGCATGAAGCTCTTCCCGAACTACACACCACCGATACCGCCCCACCATCTCCACAACGGCAACGGCGGTATCTCCTCCGGTAGCAGCAATCCGGCTAACCACCACTACCATCAGATAACCTACCAGACGCAAACGCTCGCCCCGTTAAGACTCAATCAAGATCACTTCCTACCGTCACAGtcggctgctggtggtggcaaCAAGACGAACACCATCAGCGCGTCCGTTGTCGGAGTCAATCAAGCGcccaccggtggtggtggaccaCCACGG gacgacgacgacacgcTGGACGTCAACGACGACGGTGAAGGCAGTGGGGAGAGCCAGAGTGAGGCCACCTCACCCCCGCAGAGTCCCATCTCCCCCACACCGCCCGAGCTGCCCATCCGCAATGGGCTGCTGGCGGCAAACTATCCCATAAGCACCCTCAaccacatcaacaacaacggcagcaacagcagtggAGGCAGCGGAGGCAGCAGTAACACCAGCAACGgtagccaccaccaccatcataaTGGTGACGGTCGAGCTCGGTCTCCGGTCACCCCACCGCCACCCTCGGTTACGACGACGTCCTGCGCAACGCTGGGAGGCAGCGGTCGGAAGCAACTCGCCATACGCCACTATCACTAA